The genomic DNA TGCCCACCAGCAGCAGCAGGCTGACGGCCTCGAAGGGCAACAGCCACTGGGTGAAGATGGTTTGACCGATGCGCGCGAGCGTGCCGAACCCCCCGCTCACCGCCTGCTGTCCCGTGAAGGTGTTGACGGAGGGTACGCGCCAGATGGCCATCACCAGCACCACCAGCAGTCCCGCCGCCGCCGCACCACCCGCCACGCGCGGGAGCGTCAGCCGAGGCCCCGCCTGGGTGGATTCACCCAGGTTGAGCAACATGATGACGAAGAGGAAGAGCACCATGATGGCGCCCGCGTAGACCATGACCTGCATCACCGCCACCGTGTGCGCCCAGAGGAGCACGTAGATGCCGGCGAGGAAGAAGAACGTGGCCACCAGCGACATGGCGGAGCTGATGGGGCTCTTGGCGAAGATGACCATCAGGGCCGACAGCACCGTGAGGAGGGCGAAGACCCCGAAGAGAACGTGCTCGATGCTCACGACCAGTCTCCGAACGCGCCCCAGGGCTTGTCGCCGAACGGGCAGCGGTGCTCTCGAATGTGCGCCTCGAACTCGTCGCGGAAGCGCATGAGGAAGGAATGGGTGGGAAGCGCCGCGGCATCGCCCAGCGCGCAGATGGTGTTGCCCAGGCCGATGGGCGGGTAGGGCGCGATGGAGGACGCCACGTTGCTCAGGTGC from Melittangium boletus DSM 14713 includes the following:
- a CDS encoding NADH-quinone oxidoreductase subunit J, whose product is MSIEHVLFGVFALLTVLSALMVIFAKSPISSAMSLVATFFFLAGIYVLLWAHTVAVMQVMVYAGAIMVLFLFVIMLLNLGESTQAGPRLTLPRVAGGAAAAGLLVVLVMAIWRVPSVNTFTGQQAVSGGFGTLARIGQTIFTQWLLPFEAVSLLLLVGMVGAVVVAKSRI